In the Thiomicrorhabdus sp. genome, one interval contains:
- a CDS encoding DNA-3-methyladenine glycosylase I: MSQTISGPDNQPRCAWCAAAPEFFDYHDNEWGFPVDDDIRLFEKICLESFQSGLSWRTILAKRENFRRAFHGFDFYRVAEFTEQDIERLLQDEGIVRHRGKIEAVINNARRACEMVKEYHSLAAFFWQYETDEASLNAPQTRSSSPESVALSKALKKIGWKFVGPTTVYAFMQAMGLVNDHAEGCITRTEVAKARKKFQRPAANPDHP, translated from the coding sequence ATGAGTCAGACGATTTCAGGCCCCGATAACCAGCCGCGCTGCGCATGGTGTGCCGCTGCACCGGAATTTTTTGATTACCATGATAATGAATGGGGGTTTCCGGTCGACGATGATATTCGCTTATTCGAAAAAATTTGTCTGGAGAGTTTTCAATCCGGCTTGAGCTGGCGTACGATTCTGGCCAAACGCGAAAACTTCCGCCGGGCTTTTCATGGTTTTGACTTTTATCGAGTCGCTGAATTCACCGAACAGGATATTGAGCGCTTATTGCAAGATGAGGGAATTGTCCGTCACCGCGGTAAAATAGAAGCGGTGATTAATAATGCCCGTCGGGCATGCGAAATGGTTAAGGAGTACCACTCTTTAGCCGCTTTTTTTTGGCAATATGAAACGGATGAAGCTTCATTAAACGCCCCGCAAACGCGTTCATCTTCTCCTGAGTCGGTCGCGCTTTCCAAAGCCTTGAAGAAAATCGGCTGGAAATTTGTTGGCCCAACCACCGTCTACGCCTTTATGCAGGCGATGGGGCTCGTCAATGACCATGCCGAAGGCTGTATCACCCGAACAGAAGTCGCAAAGGCCAGAAAAAAATTCCAACGACCGGCCGCAAACCCGGATCACCCCTGA
- a CDS encoding ester cyclase: MQKNFVIVTVFTLLALLFNTASAAEKGPSAWLDSYFTSWETRDIHKIATHYADNVSMFDLPSNSSTSGKKAVVELMQAMWIESAPDMKWIRTSPKYINDHTVAYEWLYTGTYNGMWGDVKVSGKPFAVKGISTTTFDKNGKIVLHRDFYDLMSFQAQLGL; the protein is encoded by the coding sequence ATGCAAAAAAATTTCGTTATTGTGACTGTATTCACGCTTCTGGCGTTGTTGTTTAATACTGCCTCGGCAGCTGAAAAAGGTCCTTCGGCCTGGTTGGACAGTTATTTCACTTCCTGGGAAACACGTGATATTCACAAAATTGCAACGCATTATGCGGATAACGTATCAATGTTTGATTTACCATCGAACTCGTCCACTTCCGGTAAAAAGGCAGTGGTTGAGCTGATGCAGGCGATGTGGATCGAGAGTGCCCCGGATATGAAGTGGATTCGTACCAGCCCGAAATACATCAACGATCATACCGTAGCCTACGAGTGGCTGTATACCGGAACTTACAATGGAATGTGGGGCGATGTCAAAGTGAGTGGCAAACCTTTTGCGGTAAAAGGAATCAGTACGACGACCTTTGATAAAAACGGCAAGATCGTTTTGCATCGTGATTTTTACGATTTGATGTCCTTCCAAGCTCAGTTAGGCTTGTAA
- a CDS encoding LysR family transcriptional regulator, with protein MQKKYRNQYVFIHIVKNLSLTKTADLLGLSKATVSRCLHQLEEDWEAELVSRSSRKLKLTDAGKEVYEHCLRLVEDTQRAEQRVIESNDRLSGTLHITAPEAFSYLFLSHLTREFSQQYPGVHFDLLVSSDYKSLLGEEIDLAFRIGGLKDSNDRARKLLSTRLGVFAAPDYIKQHGEPKTLDDLQKHNCLIYSGMPLQKSWPLVLGAQDHSHVRGNTRCNNEMYLIKMALLGQGLLLFPQTLVEPYLKQEKLRGVLPEHSVAMDIHALYPSQPGLSKIGRLFMDFVSESLQNDPRIQGR; from the coding sequence ATGCAGAAGAAATATCGTAACCAGTATGTATTTATTCATATCGTCAAAAATCTCAGCCTGACGAAAACAGCGGATCTGCTCGGACTCTCCAAAGCAACGGTCAGTCGTTGCCTGCATCAACTGGAAGAAGATTGGGAAGCGGAGCTGGTCAGTCGCTCCTCTCGGAAATTAAAACTGACCGACGCCGGAAAGGAAGTATATGAACACTGTCTGCGCCTGGTTGAAGACACACAAAGAGCCGAACAGCGTGTGATTGAAAGTAACGATCGGCTTTCCGGAACCCTGCACATCACCGCGCCGGAAGCCTTCAGTTACCTGTTTTTATCGCATTTGACGCGTGAATTTTCGCAACAATATCCCGGCGTGCATTTCGATCTTCTGGTCTCCAGCGATTACAAATCCCTGTTGGGAGAAGAGATCGATCTGGCTTTCCGTATCGGAGGCTTAAAAGACTCCAACGATCGGGCCAGAAAACTGCTTTCCACCCGTCTCGGCGTCTTTGCCGCTCCGGACTATATCAAACAGCACGGTGAGCCGAAAACACTCGACGATTTGCAAAAACATAACTGCCTGATTTATAGCGGAATGCCTTTACAAAAAAGCTGGCCATTAGTTCTTGGCGCCCAGGATCACAGCCACGTTCGCGGCAATACCCGCTGCAATAATGAAATGTATCTGATTAAGATGGCTTTGCTCGGCCAAGGTCTGCTGCTGTTTCCGCAAACCCTGGTCGAACCCTATTTGAAACAGGAAAAACTGCGGGGCGTTTTGCCGGAACATTCCGTCGCAATGGACATCCACGCTCTCTACCCATCCCAACCGGGACTTTCGAAAATCGGCCGGTTGTTTATGGATTTTGTTTCAGAAAGTCTGCAAAACGACCCTCGCATACAGGGCCGATAA
- a CDS encoding DUF2607 family protein: MDKFIFSAAQFRTKISLSIAAILIGLFLFAQTATLIHSKIHPFHEHTAQCDVFEGVEHQAADAPTVVTVPFEAATVVICHAPKIRFHFSASFDAFLARAPPVSL, from the coding sequence ATGGATAAGTTTATTTTTTCTGCCGCACAGTTTCGAACAAAAATCTCCCTGAGCATCGCTGCGATTCTCATCGGGCTGTTTCTGTTCGCCCAGACGGCAACGCTGATCCATAGCAAAATTCACCCTTTCCATGAACACACAGCGCAATGCGATGTTTTCGAAGGGGTGGAACATCAGGCAGCCGATGCCCCGACGGTGGTCACGGTTCCGTTCGAAGCGGCGACGGTGGTTATCTGCCATGCGCCGAAAATTCGATTTCATTTTTCTGCGTCTTTTGATGCTTTTCTTGCCCGGGCCCCGCCGGTTTCTTTGTAA
- a CDS encoding Cof-type HAD-IIB family hydrolase, whose protein sequence is MIKLVVIDLDGTLLNPRHLVSEATLQALRALDQRGIQLMIATGRHFQDVYMLARQLNLPVSFITSNGARVHDHQGNLLYENHIPDELVGDVLDLTAGYDIHRNIYQGDVWLVEEENEPLLAIHHASGFAYQLIDFKEMRPGHIDKFYFNAPHAVLVPVEAGLQQALGDRLTITFTTGEYLEVMNKGVSKGKALQSKLQSRGILPEEVMAFGDGMNDIEMLELVGHPVVMENAAESVKALLPGANLAKSNAEDGVADYLQRHLLDGLPA, encoded by the coding sequence ATGATTAAACTGGTGGTAATCGATTTAGATGGTACTTTGCTGAACCCTCGGCATCTGGTAAGCGAGGCCACTTTGCAGGCTTTGCGCGCTTTGGATCAGCGAGGGATTCAGCTGATGATTGCCACCGGCCGTCATTTTCAAGATGTTTATATGCTTGCCCGGCAATTGAATCTTCCGGTGAGCTTCATCACCTCCAACGGAGCCCGGGTACACGATCATCAGGGGAATCTCCTTTACGAAAACCATATTCCTGACGAGCTGGTCGGCGACGTTCTCGACTTAACCGCCGGTTACGACATCCACCGTAATATCTATCAGGGAGACGTCTGGCTGGTGGAAGAAGAGAACGAACCTTTGCTGGCAATTCACCACGCTTCCGGTTTTGCTTATCAGCTGATCGATTTCAAAGAGATGCGTCCGGGACATATCGATAAGTTCTACTTCAATGCGCCGCATGCGGTTTTGGTACCGGTCGAAGCCGGGTTACAGCAAGCTTTGGGCGATCGCTTAACGATTACATTCACCACCGGCGAATATCTGGAAGTGATGAATAAAGGCGTGTCAAAAGGCAAGGCTTTGCAGAGTAAATTGCAATCCCGCGGTATTTTACCGGAGGAAGTCATGGCGTTCGGAGACGGAATGAATGATATCGAAATGCTTGAGCTGGTCGGCCATCCCGTGGTGATGGAAAATGCCGCCGAGTCGGTCAAGGCACTGTTGCCCGGAGCCAACCTTGCCAAGAGTAA
- a CDS encoding TonB-dependent receptor plug domain-containing protein translates to MKRRLLIAALSLQPFFVQAETSLDSIEVQGQVEEDAERKSLDSETLEKQAGGLTLGDYLDNAPNVDSASYGAAVGRPVVRGMSGYRVKILQNDMEASDLSAMSQDHAVGVSAKASQRIELLKGPASLLYGAQAGGVVRLVDEAAGEFPTKGVSGKIEAAASDNNAGANLSGQVSVASDTFGMTVSGVHQQTDDYTDGHGQTIKDSDVLSQQGQINLFYRSAPDSLLQFYFRELYKDYGIPNSTLKETRISMERQDYGVKWSKTALNEAIDRFTAELQYSDYLHDETEGGRKDGLFGKKTLNFDVTLDYTLGEWLGTAKLGVSNQELKVCHEHGGCEGFTTASRNAGPVGDSVENYMNSTGLPYSHGHPMPNTEARRIFMSSQMDKPLNENDLISLGAYVEYRSLDADPANIQQTWVYPSSLDADYYNSEQDLAGSLSVAFKRNWNAYSAWEASLSYLQRLPSADELYWNGFHHATDSYIFGNRYLNKEQALALDLDWHGRAWQGDWQASAFYYAFEDYIYQSTAYDSAGQPLIDPFHLSEVWMTEQADARFYGGSVSYGRNLGVAAQSPWRLSSQLDVLYAKLTDGSTLPRTAPASWLLALDYRQADWQANVSVKHVFEASELAEHEQKTAGYNWVSFYAQKDFKGRGNQWSLWLKGDNLLDEYAQNHLSFLKDTAPLSGRQLSIGVRWQYR, encoded by the coding sequence ATGAAACGAAGATTATTAATTGCGGCTTTGAGTTTGCAGCCTTTTTTCGTGCAGGCTGAAACCAGTCTCGATTCGATTGAAGTGCAAGGACAGGTTGAGGAAGATGCCGAACGCAAGAGCTTGGACAGCGAGACACTGGAGAAGCAGGCTGGCGGACTGACGTTGGGCGATTACCTGGATAATGCTCCCAATGTCGATTCGGCCAGTTACGGTGCCGCAGTCGGTCGTCCGGTGGTTCGCGGCATGAGCGGTTACCGGGTCAAAATATTGCAGAACGATATGGAAGCTTCCGATCTGTCGGCAATGAGTCAGGATCATGCTGTGGGCGTTTCCGCAAAGGCATCGCAACGCATTGAATTGTTGAAGGGGCCAGCGTCTTTGTTGTACGGCGCTCAGGCCGGTGGGGTGGTGCGTCTGGTGGATGAAGCTGCCGGTGAATTTCCTACAAAAGGGGTCAGCGGCAAGATCGAAGCCGCCGCGAGTGACAACAACGCCGGAGCGAATCTGAGCGGTCAGGTTTCTGTGGCTTCAGACACGTTCGGTATGACGGTTTCGGGGGTTCACCAGCAGACGGACGACTATACCGATGGTCATGGTCAAACGATCAAAGATTCGGATGTTTTGAGTCAGCAGGGACAGATCAACCTGTTTTACCGTTCTGCTCCGGACTCGTTGCTGCAGTTCTATTTCCGAGAGTTGTATAAGGATTACGGCATCCCCAACAGCACTCTCAAGGAAACCCGTATCTCCATGGAGCGTCAGGATTATGGTGTTAAATGGTCGAAAACAGCGTTAAATGAAGCAATCGATCGTTTCACTGCGGAGTTACAGTACAGCGACTATTTGCATGATGAAACGGAAGGTGGTCGTAAGGATGGTCTTTTCGGCAAAAAGACATTGAATTTTGATGTGACGCTGGATTATACGTTGGGAGAATGGCTCGGGACGGCAAAATTGGGCGTGTCGAATCAGGAATTGAAAGTTTGCCATGAGCATGGGGGCTGTGAAGGTTTTACAACCGCCAGTCGTAATGCGGGGCCGGTTGGTGATTCTGTAGAAAACTATATGAACAGTACGGGGCTGCCCTACAGTCATGGCCACCCAATGCCAAATACCGAGGCGCGGCGCATTTTTATGTCCTCGCAGATGGATAAACCGTTGAATGAAAATGATTTGATCAGTCTTGGTGCTTATGTGGAATATCGTTCCTTGGATGCCGATCCCGCGAATATTCAGCAGACCTGGGTTTATCCGAGCAGTCTGGATGCTGATTACTACAACAGCGAACAGGACCTGGCAGGGAGCTTGTCAGTGGCGTTTAAACGCAACTGGAATGCTTACAGTGCCTGGGAAGCGAGTTTAAGCTATTTGCAGCGGTTGCCAAGTGCAGACGAGCTTTACTGGAATGGTTTCCATCATGCAACGGACAGCTATATCTTCGGTAACCGTTACTTGAATAAAGAGCAGGCGCTTGCGCTGGATCTGGATTGGCATGGCCGGGCTTGGCAGGGAGATTGGCAGGCGAGTGCGTTCTACTATGCTTTTGAAGATTACATCTACCAGAGTACGGCTTACGATTCTGCAGGCCAGCCGTTAATTGATCCGTTTCATCTTAGTGAAGTCTGGATGACTGAGCAGGCGGATGCGCGTTTTTATGGGGGATCGGTTTCCTACGGGCGTAATCTGGGGGTTGCCGCACAGTCTCCCTGGCGTTTGAGTAGCCAGCTGGATGTGCTTTATGCCAAGCTGACAGACGGCAGTACCTTACCGAGAACGGCGCCGGCCAGTTGGCTGTTGGCATTGGATTATCGGCAAGCAGACTGGCAGGCAAATGTGTCTGTGAAGCATGTCTTTGAAGCCAGTGAACTGGCCGAGCATGAACAGAAAACGGCGGGTTATAACTGGGTTTCTTTCTATGCGCAAAAAGACTTTAAAGGAAGAGGAAACCAATGGAGCCTGTGGCTCAAGGGAGATAATCTTCTAGACGAATACGCTCAGAACCACCTTTCTTTCTTGAAAGACACGGCACCGTTAAGCGGTCGTCAATTGAGTATCGGCGTTCGCTGGCAATACCGATAA
- the arfB gene encoding alternative ribosome rescue aminoacyl-tRNA hydrolase ArfB, with protein sequence MLQLSTGQIIRESDIRWQAVRAQGAGRQNVNKVATAVHLRFDIKNASLPDDLKQRLLKASDKRITKDGIIVIKSQSHRTQEANRQAALQRLQEILEAAAIRPKKRIATRPSKSARRKRLEQKNQRSQTKSLRKPIHMDD encoded by the coding sequence ATGCTGCAACTTTCAACCGGCCAGATCATCAGAGAATCCGACATCCGCTGGCAAGCAGTCCGTGCGCAAGGTGCAGGTAGACAAAATGTCAATAAAGTCGCGACCGCCGTACATCTAAGATTTGACATCAAAAACGCATCACTGCCAGACGACCTTAAACAGCGCTTGCTCAAAGCATCCGATAAACGCATTACCAAAGACGGCATTATTGTCATCAAATCCCAATCTCACCGAACTCAAGAAGCCAATCGACAAGCGGCGTTACAGCGCCTGCAGGAAATTTTGGAAGCCGCCGCAATTCGACCGAAAAAACGCATCGCCACCCGTCCAAGCAAAAGTGCCCGGCGTAAACGCCTTGAACAAAAAAACCAACGCAGCCAGACAAAAAGTCTGCGCAAGCCCATTCACATGGATGATTAA
- a CDS encoding ATP-binding cassette domain-containing protein, with protein MTQTTLVTLDRVRYQHANGQGLFDTLSETFDRQPTGLVGDNGCGKSTLAKIIAGELAPSDGSVACTGRVFYVPQNIRLQDSETVVDLLQIRAELAALTRIEQGSSDSHDFELLADRWLLREKAQDALNHFGLPHLRLTTPVVKLSGGEITQVALIGAFISEADFLILDEPTNHLDRDQRRHLHQLIRDWKNGLLVISHDRELLNLMERILELSSTGLQSYGGNFDFYLQQKQHEQQVLAEKLERARLDRKKGLQALQQQKERQQKRQNRASKAAKQTNQSKALLDFQKNRSQLHSGKLSAQTRTVQIGLDRRVSEAEQAVIHEADYCFFPLETVLEPHKQVLQIDNLTFPYGLMPKSAFSLHFSGPQRMALTGANGCGKSTLLKMIAGQVSVPEAGRFICYVKTVYIDQHASLLEAEQTVLQQLLMVSNLTETEARQKLAQIALSAQKMDLKSCLLSGGERIKASLLIATLQQPTPKLLLLDEPTNHIDYRSKQALIKMLNQYQGALMIASHDGDFLNALHLTHQLKWKSKGQVPSMTFAGGGADDVE; from the coding sequence ATGACCCAGACAACACTGGTCACACTTGACCGAGTCCGTTATCAACATGCAAACGGGCAAGGTTTATTCGATACGCTTTCCGAAACATTTGATCGTCAGCCCACCGGTTTGGTCGGTGATAACGGTTGCGGAAAGTCCACTCTGGCAAAAATCATCGCCGGCGAATTGGCTCCGAGCGACGGCTCTGTCGCCTGTACCGGCCGGGTGTTTTATGTGCCGCAGAACATCCGTCTGCAAGACTCTGAAACCGTGGTGGATCTATTACAGATTCGTGCCGAATTGGCAGCGCTGACGCGTATTGAACAAGGTTCTTCCGATTCACACGATTTTGAGTTACTGGCTGATCGCTGGTTACTCCGCGAAAAGGCGCAGGACGCTTTGAATCATTTCGGCTTGCCGCATTTGCGGTTAACGACACCCGTAGTGAAGTTGAGCGGTGGGGAGATTACTCAGGTCGCATTAATTGGCGCCTTTATCAGCGAGGCAGACTTTCTGATTCTGGATGAACCGACCAATCATCTGGATCGGGATCAGCGGCGCCATCTGCATCAATTGATTCGCGATTGGAAAAACGGTTTGCTGGTCATCAGTCACGATAGGGAGCTGCTGAATCTGATGGAGCGAATACTTGAACTCTCTTCCACAGGGTTGCAGAGTTATGGTGGGAATTTTGATTTTTATCTGCAGCAAAAACAGCATGAACAGCAGGTTTTAGCGGAAAAACTGGAGCGCGCCAGGCTGGATCGGAAAAAGGGGCTGCAAGCTTTGCAGCAGCAGAAAGAGCGCCAGCAAAAACGTCAGAACCGTGCCTCAAAGGCGGCGAAACAGACCAATCAATCCAAAGCGTTATTGGATTTTCAGAAAAATCGCAGCCAGCTGCATAGCGGTAAATTGTCGGCACAAACCCGTACTGTGCAAATCGGGCTCGATAGACGCGTCAGTGAAGCCGAACAAGCGGTAATCCATGAAGCGGATTATTGCTTTTTCCCGCTGGAAACGGTTTTGGAGCCTCATAAGCAAGTGTTGCAAATTGATAACCTGACTTTTCCTTATGGATTGATGCCGAAAAGCGCCTTCAGTTTACATTTCTCGGGCCCTCAGAGAATGGCTTTGACCGGTGCAAACGGTTGCGGAAAGTCGACCCTGTTAAAAATGATTGCCGGGCAAGTTTCCGTGCCGGAAGCGGGTCGGTTTATATGTTATGTCAAAACGGTTTATATCGATCAGCATGCCAGTCTGCTGGAAGCGGAGCAAACGGTTTTGCAACAACTGTTGATGGTGAGCAACCTGACTGAAACCGAGGCACGGCAGAAATTGGCTCAGATTGCACTAAGTGCGCAGAAAATGGATTTGAAAAGCTGTCTGTTGAGCGGTGGCGAACGAATTAAGGCGTCGCTGCTGATTGCGACTCTGCAACAACCGACTCCGAAATTGCTGCTGTTGGACGAGCCGACTAATCATATTGATTACCGCAGTAAACAGGCGTTGATTAAGATGTTGAACCAATATCAGGGGGCTTTGATGATTGCTTCCCACGATGGAGATTTCCTGAATGCCTTGCATCTCACGCATCAACTGAAATGGAAAAGTAAAGGCCAGGTGCCAAGCATGACTTTCGCGGGAGGGGGAGCAGATGACGTTGAATGA